A genomic region of Micromonospora sp. NBRC 110009 contains the following coding sequences:
- a CDS encoding osmoprotectant NAGGN system M42 family peptidase, whose product MSPKPLEIDLDYLRQVLVELLEIPSPSGRTDHVQQYVGERLSALGISSTLTRRGALSAYLPGPRSNGADRAIVVHTDTIGGMVKRLKRNGRLELKPIGTHSARFAEGAQVRIFTDDLDRVITGQVLPLKASGHRYNEAVDLQGVGWELVEVRVDEPVSDLAGLRALGIDAGDFVALLADPTITPSGYVKSRHLDDKAGVAAVLAAFKAMVDAGVTPAVTAHLLVTVTEEIGHGASHGLDPDVAEIVSVDAAVVAPGQQSREDAATLAMGDGVGPFDYHLTRHLAAIAREHGVDLVRDVFDYYRSDVAAAVEAGAHARVALLGFGVDATHGHERTHLDGLRELARLLCLYLQHPLVFPEWDAEPEGDLADFPSLAVQPASAEGPRDGPIGID is encoded by the coding sequence TACCGACCACGTCCAGCAGTACGTGGGGGAACGCCTCTCCGCGCTCGGCATCAGTTCGACGCTGACCCGGCGCGGGGCGCTCAGCGCCTACCTGCCCGGCCCCCGGTCCAACGGCGCCGACCGGGCGATCGTGGTGCACACCGACACCATCGGCGGCATGGTGAAACGGCTGAAGCGCAACGGCCGGCTGGAGCTAAAGCCGATCGGCACGCACAGCGCCCGCTTCGCCGAGGGCGCCCAGGTGCGGATCTTCACCGACGACCTGGACCGGGTGATCACCGGTCAGGTGCTGCCGCTGAAGGCCAGCGGCCACCGCTACAACGAGGCCGTCGACCTGCAGGGCGTCGGCTGGGAGTTGGTCGAGGTACGGGTAGACGAGCCGGTCTCCGACCTCGCCGGCCTGCGCGCGCTCGGCATCGACGCGGGCGACTTCGTCGCGCTGCTGGCCGACCCGACCATCACTCCCAGCGGGTACGTCAAGTCCCGGCACCTGGACGACAAGGCCGGGGTGGCCGCGGTGCTGGCCGCGTTCAAGGCGATGGTCGACGCCGGGGTCACCCCGGCGGTGACCGCCCACCTGCTGGTCACCGTCACCGAGGAGATCGGGCACGGGGCCAGCCACGGCCTCGACCCGGACGTGGCGGAGATCGTCTCGGTGGACGCCGCCGTGGTCGCACCCGGTCAGCAGTCCCGGGAGGATGCCGCCACCCTGGCCATGGGGGACGGGGTGGGTCCGTTCGACTACCACCTGACCCGCCACCTGGCCGCGATCGCCCGGGAGCACGGCGTGGACCTGGTCCGGGACGTCTTCGACTACTACCGCTCGGACGTGGCGGCGGCGGTCGAGGCGGGCGCGCACGCCCGGGTGGCCCTGCTCGGCTTCGGCGTGGACGCCACCCACGGGCACGAGCGCACCCACCTCGACGGGCTGCGTGAGCTGGCCCGGCTGCTCTGCCTCTACCTGCAGCACCCGCTGGTCTTCCCGGAGTGGGACGCCGAGCCCGAGGGCGACCTGGCCGACTTCCCGTCGCTGGCCGTCCAGCCGGCTTCCGCGGAGGGTCCCCGCGACGGGCCGATCGGGATCGACTGA
- a CDS encoding alpha/beta hydrolase domain-containing protein: MSVLPTVRRNASRFLLALSLIGASTAFLAPPAGATDGARRPSTATGDSVSDPLVTGPIASTSPVGDPSHGYPFLATDVNLAAAGYVEQEFFISGTATRYATRGTDTAVVISTDQPYATRIVVRRPLSDDKFNGVVLAEWNNVSNQWDQEVDWFQSHEHLIREGYAWVGVSAQRAGLHSATGLRAWSPTRYGALDVTVGGTVTDDSLSYDIFSQAVKAVRSPAGVAPLGRLSPPRYVIATGHSQSAGRLANYFNGIQPLANVVDAVVLHGGGGVLRTDLTTPVFRINSEGDVASGILSAAARAQADSPVLRAWEVAGASHGDWKLITDYGPLRKRDIGSYPGGYPGEPQTCALPSLSRIPQHMVQNAVYDHTVNWVAYGLQPPTAPKIQMTGSTPPAVARDDLGLALGGIRLAQHEVPLRVNSGSNTGPGFCFLDGSSLPLTDAQLAVLHPTVQSYVVESVAVTMANVRAGYVPEDVTRDPAWYSDIRYLIAEYVAAGRIAEHVGAALEARLRPAERAGTAGDERPTIVLLGHLADQAEALITEDPAARDAVLRVSEALIALRRHEAERTDG; the protein is encoded by the coding sequence TTGTCTGTCCTGCCCACAGTCCGGCGCAATGCTTCCCGGTTCCTGCTCGCGTTGAGCCTGATCGGCGCGTCGACCGCGTTCCTCGCCCCGCCCGCGGGTGCCACCGACGGAGCCCGCCGTCCCTCCACCGCGACCGGTGACAGCGTCTCGGACCCGCTGGTCACCGGACCGATCGCCAGTACCTCCCCCGTCGGGGACCCCAGCCACGGCTACCCTTTCCTCGCCACCGACGTCAACCTCGCCGCGGCCGGCTATGTCGAGCAGGAGTTCTTCATCTCCGGCACGGCAACCCGCTACGCGACCCGGGGTACGGACACGGCAGTGGTGATCAGCACCGACCAGCCGTACGCCACCCGCATCGTGGTGCGCCGGCCGCTCTCCGACGACAAGTTCAACGGCGTGGTGCTCGCCGAGTGGAACAACGTCAGCAACCAGTGGGACCAGGAGGTCGACTGGTTCCAGTCACACGAGCACCTGATCCGGGAGGGATACGCCTGGGTCGGCGTCTCCGCCCAGCGGGCCGGGCTGCACTCCGCGACGGGCCTCAGGGCCTGGAGCCCGACTCGCTACGGCGCGTTGGACGTCACCGTGGGCGGGACGGTCACCGACGACAGCCTCTCCTACGACATCTTCAGCCAGGCGGTGAAGGCGGTGCGCAGCCCGGCGGGCGTCGCCCCGCTCGGCCGGCTGTCGCCGCCCCGGTACGTGATCGCCACCGGTCACTCGCAGTCGGCCGGGCGCCTCGCGAACTACTTCAACGGCATCCAGCCGCTGGCGAACGTCGTCGACGCGGTCGTCCTGCATGGCGGCGGTGGGGTCCTCCGGACCGACCTGACCACGCCGGTCTTCCGGATCAACTCCGAGGGGGACGTGGCGAGCGGGATCCTCTCCGCAGCGGCCCGGGCCCAGGCCGACTCGCCGGTCCTTCGTGCCTGGGAGGTGGCCGGCGCCTCGCACGGGGACTGGAAGCTCATCACCGACTACGGCCCGTTGCGGAAGCGGGACATCGGCAGCTACCCCGGCGGCTATCCGGGTGAGCCGCAGACGTGCGCGCTTCCCTCGCTGTCCCGCATCCCGCAGCACATGGTGCAGAACGCGGTGTACGACCACACGGTCAACTGGGTCGCGTACGGCCTGCAGCCGCCGACCGCGCCGAAGATCCAGATGACCGGGAGCACGCCGCCGGCCGTCGCCCGTGACGATCTCGGGCTCGCGCTCGGTGGGATCCGGCTCGCCCAGCACGAGGTGCCGCTGCGGGTCAACAGCGGCAGCAACACCGGACCGGGCTTCTGCTTCCTCGACGGCAGTTCACTACCCCTGACCGATGCGCAGTTGGCCGTGCTCCACCCGACCGTTCAGTCGTACGTCGTCGAGAGCGTCGCGGTGACGATGGCCAACGTCAGGGCCGGTTACGTTCCCGAGGACGTCACCCGCGACCCCGCCTGGTACTCCGACATCCGCTACCTCATCGCCGAGTACGTCGCCGCCGGCCGCATCGCCGAGCACGTCGGGGCCGCACTCGAAGCCCGCCTCCGACCCGCCGAGCGGGCGGGCACCGCCGGCGACGAACGGCCCACGATCGTCCTCCTGGGGCACCTCGCCGACCAGGCGGAAGCTCTGATCACGGAGGATCCCGCGGCCCGCGACGCGGTGCTCCGCGTGAGCGAGGCGCTCATCGCACTCCGCCGCCACGAGGCGGAGCGCACCGACGGGTAA